A window of Amaranthus tricolor cultivar Red isolate AtriRed21 chromosome 8, ASM2621246v1, whole genome shotgun sequence genomic DNA:
gtattttatttacttttaatcTTATGATTTAGGGTCAAGATTGTATGATAAAATGCAAGTTTGGGGAGTAAGTTTTTACTCGGTCATTTTATCATTGTAAGAACCTCTATTTCTggagatttttttttagttgaggGACCTTTTAGGCGTATCctttttttatgggtatgagttgatGCCTTCCTTCCCTTCTATGGATCCTATGAGTGGGATATACTAAGTTCGGTGATGATGATCATCATGATATGATCCCACCATTTATACTCTCTATATCCTCTCTTATATTTCTGATTATTCTACTACTTTAACCCCTATACTCAATTTCTTGATCTCCAAATTGCTATGACAGAgtagtaataatatattatttattttcatagatttttttataacTTAAGTACATGAGAAagatttttatacttttatggAGAAAGACTATCCTAGAGAGTAGATACGCTCTTTAGTTTCCCACTTTACCTTCATGCAAACTTTTGTTTGTAGAATGtgataatatatgcaaaatatgaaaatttccTCACTTTGtacacaacatttcattactcaACACggcaataatattattaaatagtTTCCACGTAAATAAAATTTAGCAGTTTGAATTTATACAATCTTAACATTATTACTAATAAGTGATAACAAATAAATTGTTTTACATTAATTCttagtaaaaaatattatttttaatttcacataaattaataaaaaatgcattttaattatttaataaatcattttaatataaaatatatagattATAGTCCACTATAATCTACTTTTAAATAACCATAAATTTTTGACTCCATataaaaaaagggagaaaattttAGTGAACacaatatataataagaaaTCTGAATCTTGATAGTCGCACataaaaagtacaaaaaatggTATCAACAATTACTCCAcctttttttctattttgaaaatttttttggccaatatataaataaaaaacaaagggAATGTTTTCTGATGTGAATATCAAAATGTTTGTTCAGTCTACACtagatcaaatatttttttttctatatatagaATAAGAAACTAATTTTAGCATttatcaatttcaaattttctaaatatcatcATATAAggatacttattattttaatggtAAGTAAAATGACCCACTTGAGTAAAAGCTagtaaacatttatttttataaggtagtactccctcctattcattttacttgtcccatttattttttgttattattcacTAATCACTTGTAATTTACATTTTATTCtgaatctataagttaaaatataaataagtgatatatttttttattcgtctcaatgcaaagattattaatatcaacttttataatctttaattatatataattagaaatattaagggtAAAGATGTGATCTCGAcaaatatgaaaaagtaaatgggacaagtaaaaaTGAATAGGAGGAACTATTAAGTGGGAGTTTTTCATTGATTTAAAAAAGGTTACTAAGGGAATTGACATTTCTTGAAAATTCCAATAATAATTACTGAATTATAGCAAATGATTAATAGTGATTAGTGTAATTAAACTTGACTAAATTTTATGTTTATGTAAGAAGCGCTGGCTGTTAATGGGTCCAATTAAATATATCTCTATTAACTAATATAACAACTAGAAAAATAGTCATTATggtctattaattattattatggttagagtattttctaaaaatattgaattaacaaaatattgtaGGTGacaaatcaatgatcaataaacgtTACATGTACCTAACGGAAGATATATTATTGGACAATCCAAATATGTGTGAGTACATGGGTTCATCCCTAGACACCAGGCAAAACATGGTGGTGACTGAAGTTCCTAGGTTGGGTAAAGAAGCTGCTGTTAAGGCCATCAAGGAGTGGGGCCAGCCTAAGTCAAAAATCACCCATGTCATTATGTGCACAACTTCAGGTGTGGACATGCCAGGAGCAGACTATCAGCTCACTAAACTCCTCGGCCTTCGTCCGTCTGTCCGTCGCTTCATGCTCTACCAACAAGGTTGTTTTGCTGGCGGGACTGTCCTTCGTCTCGCCAAGGACCTCGCGGAGAACAACCGTGGGGCTCGTGTCCTAGTGGTTTGCTCTGAGATCACGGCTATTTGCTTTCGTGGCCCCACTGAAACCCATTTGGACTCTATGGTTGGTCAGGTATTGAATAATCTGCAAATTACAGTCTTAAAGTTTAGTCCTTTTGTAAATTACAACTCCAATCTTATTTTTTTACGAATTACAGGCATCAACATATCAATATCTATATCATTCAGGTTAAATCACAGGATTTTGAacacttaatttaaaattccgACCACTAAAATGATTGAAATCATGTGATTTTGCCTTAGTGCGGtaaatattgatattttttaacgaattacaaccactaaaatattaatatttacgaTATTGTATGTAATATAGGCCCTATTTGGGGATGGTGCCGGAGCATTGATAGTAGGTGCTGATCCAGATGAGTTAATTGAAAGGCCCTTATTTAAGATGGTGTGGACAGCTCAAACCATAATTCCAGACTCTGAGGGAGCAATAGATGGACACTTACGTGAAGTAGGACTCACTTTTCACTTATTGAAAGATGTCCCTGGTTTGATCTCTAAGAACATTAATAAGGCTCTTGAGGATGCATTTTTACCACTTGGAATCAACGATTGGAATTCCATCTTTTGGATAGCGCACCCGGGCGGGCCCGCTATTTTGGACCAAGTTGAGCAAAAGTTGGGACTAAATGAGGAAAAATTAAGTGCGACACGTAACGTGTTGAGGGATTATGGTAACATGTCTAGTGCTTGTGTTCTGTTTATCTTAGATGAGATGAGAAAGAAGTCGTCTGAGGAAGGGAAGGCTACTACAGGCGAAGGCCTCGATTGGGGGGTTTTGTTCGGATTTGGGCCGGGCCTTACTGTAGAGACGGTGGTGCTTCGTAGCGTTCCTCTTAACTATTAGTTATATTTGTATGTTTGTCATTTGTATTAAAAATTGCAGTTTAGGTACGTAGTTACTTCGAGTTCTACCTATGTTgaagcaattttttttaaaatgtattttattttgagtGTATTAGATATAACTTATGAAAAGGTTGTTGGGTAAgtttttcaaataaatattgGCTGGTTAGACCAGTATTAGCTGATAAGCCCGTTGTTTCAGCAATTTGttatgatgtttgataaaatttatttgcTAATTGtcattatttagaaaaaaaaaaggtcaaTGAAAAAAGCTACAATgaataactttttaattttggtttaaAAGCTAGTTTTTCAGCTagattaaaaatcaattatcaatttttttagcTGTTTGACCAGCTAAAAACTAAAAGTCAAAaccaattaaaatatcaataaaagCTAATTGTCAAATACCCGGTTCTGAATATTTGCTTAGAGAAACTCAAGATAGAAACATATGCGACCGGAATTGCAATGAAATTTACTTCCTTATTTAATTGATGAAAAGAAGCATAAAAGCACTTGCTTTGTTATTTGTGATGATTTGTTTTACGATAGAAATTATCCATAACAACTTCCAAACGGTAATCAATGagaataaattttgttaaaaaatatattaatattctaATATAAATATgatcataaacattatcaaGTAACTTTACTAGCTAAATTAAGTTAAATACTATCTATACActatttaatatcaataactAAACGGACAAGTTAGCATTAAAATACTTGGTAGAAATGGGTTTTTCAGTCTCAATCTCAGTGATGCAAACGTAAAAAAAGCAGCAGCATCACCGAATACCCTGAGTTGCATTTGTAACAATTTCCTCAGTAGTGGTGCCAATGAATTCATTAGCCTTTTTCACATCTACAGATGAATACTGCTCCATTTCATCCTGAACACAAACAAATACACACATTTAGTCTTTATACTTGACATTTGTTTGTTCTATAGTTTATTTGGGCTACTGTTGAAAATACTTTATATGTGAGGAAGAATTCACATTACTAAAATAGTGGGATGTAAACTTGCATATAATACTTAGTGGGTAATCCTCCTAATATCATATGGTTTTTGAAAAGAATGAACCTCATCAAGTGTGTATGCAAGTCAACGGACTCAACGCTCATATCCGTGGGCTTATGGCCCGAGCCCATGGGTGGGGCGTGAATGTGTCCACACAAGTGGGACCACAGGTGATTTGTGACAAATTGTCACTGCCTAACAAATACAAGCAAGGGGGATATAGTCATGGAGGAGACGAAATTAATTCTTCTTTTAGGTGATGAGAATCGAAGTCCTATCACTTGGCTAAACCATGATTCCCGTTTAACTCTTATTGATTTATTGTTGAGCAACATCAGTTGAAATGAGGTTTTCACCTTATAAACAATGCCCAGTTTTTCTAACTTGTGAATAGCATCATCTATGTCGAAATTACAGTTCTCGTTAAACTGTTCTTTTATCAGCAGCTCGCATTTTTCGTCTAGCTCCTGTAGCGAAATTCCCAAGTCACATTGATGAATAATTAGGCAGTAAATGATTGAATTCATAATTATAAGAAAAGAGTCGATCATGATTATTACCCTGCGAGTAAATTTCCCGTATTTCATCAACACGAAGAATGCAACAATGACCTCCTTAACCTGTTACACAGAAAGACCATTTAGATTCAGTGaataacaactacaaataaattcCAGCAAAGGATTCTGGATTCTAGCACGTCAAAAGACTAACACCAAGTTATCCTCAGAAACTTACTTCCTGCTGAATTACATCGTCACACAGATGCAGTAGAGTGCCTCTGCCACTGTCCAGTTGTTTGTCATACATGGACTGAGTGATCAAACTCTGATATGAATTCAAATTATTCTGGAACCTGGGAGCATTAATGGTGTGTTTGGTTAGCATTAAAAGAGGAACGGTAAAGAGAGGAAAGAGGGAGGAAGTTGAGAGAAGGGAAGGAGTGGGTTTACATTTTCTTTCCAATCTTTTTAATATAAGTATACACCGAAaggtttatttaataaaaatgggATGGGAAATGGATCCTCCAAGTTGTTTCCTTTACCAAATTCATATCCAAGTAATCCAAATAAGGGAGGATGTTTCCCTAATCTCCATTTCCCTTCCATTTTACTCATCCAAAAACACTTcagatgaaaaaataaatgtgcGTCAAAGGATGAGAATTTCAAGAATTTTCTTCAgactgaaaaatgaaaaatcatttGGTACATATTTAATTGAGATATACATGAATTGAGACGCAGAGAAAGCAGTACTTTACGTGAAATATATCTTCGCACAATAACCAATCACGGCAGAGCAGACAGCTGCCAACACTTTTATATCAGCTTTAGTCTTGCAGACTTGAGTTATTACTGTCACCTGTGATTATAGCACAGTATGGCTGGATGAGCATTGAGCAGTCTGTAAAGAAAACAATAGCCTCATAGCTCATCACATGATATATAGTTTCAAGGAAGTAGATATCAAAAAATAAGCAGGCAAGTGTGGGACCCAACTGAAGAGAAAGGGTAAAGAAAAAGCTTATAAAAATAGTTGTATTTCATATAGTACAAGATGATATCTTAAAGACTTTCAAATTTCAATGATGAAATTTTGCAAGTTTTGGCCATCAAAGTTAATGTACATATTACTTTGAAATGAGGTAGCGATTACCACTCACCAGTCCGATGGCAGCTGAAACAAGGAATTTAACCCAGTCAAGTGCTGTTAACCCTGGATTCGTCTTTTCGGGCTACGAAGAAATATGAAAATCGTCAAAGGGGTACAACAGAATGTCATGCTACAAGATTCCCAGCAATAGggaaaaataaaagagattgaGCGAAACATACAAGAACTATTTCCATATCAGCCATGGGAATGTGTTTGAAGTGCTTCACATAAATTGCCCTAGGGTCTTCAGTAGATTGTAATCTGCAGAGTTTCTACACGTAAGAAGTTAATATAAACATACTATATAGTTTATGTATGTGAATCATGTGCAATTTTGTAATGATGTTgtagatgatgtttgctaccaggGTCGACTAgtaacaacctctttgttatcagtAGGTTGAATACATTCGACCTTCTAAATCCTGTCTAGGTGGAAGCTACATAATGGCATCAGGATAATGGAATGTTGTGTTGTAGTTTATTGGAAACAAACTTTCAAACTTTAAAGTGAACTGTAAGGCTTATTTCTCAATTGTTGCAGAAGAATTTGTACAATTGGTGATGCTTCCTCTCCCACCCCTCTAACAACCAACAAAAGAACTACTGCTAAAATGGAATTTATGATAATCTGTTATGTTCCGATACATCCTTTCAATCCAAGATTTCATTGAACTCAAATCCTCAATATTCTTCGGAACAGTTGAGCCAAACGAAATACTCGAAGTCACACTGCCTCCATCAGAAATTACTGGCTTAATACAAATTAGGGCtcatttattctttaattttctacTGTTCACTTGTGCTAACTGATGGGAAGAGAATTGAAATAACACGGGCATTTTTGTTATACACTAACTAAGAGAGATTCGGGCAATGTGACAACTAATTCTGgctgaattaaaaaaaactatgttTTGGATTGAAAAAATTGCATGGACAATTATTTCTCGACACAAAGCGAACtttctttaactttttttaaggGGAAGGGGGTGAGGAAGGAAAAGGCACAAGAATTTAGAGAAAATTACCTGTATAAAATGATTATCTTTTCAAAGGTTGGCTCTTGAATGGTTGTTTTATTGAACAGGTTGCCAACActaaaaggaaaagaagattTTCACACTCCCAAAAATAGAATTTCAAGTACACAGGTAATGATTATCCTAAATTATCAACCCAGCTTTTCACCATAGGCATAGGTAGTCGATATACATCTGACATAAAATCTCAGCTATTACTAGTACTAAATTAATAGCATTTTAGCTTTATCTTTAACCGGCCGagaccatagtgtaaaaatgcagtAACGGTCGCGATCATGGTAACGGAAGAGGGATGCGGTTACGGGAGTGATGTGGTTATTGTAACGCCTAAATGTCGTTTGAATCAAAAGATATCCCATGATACGGCCCAAAACACGGTTTTTTTACAACTTTACAGCACTGTAAATATTGTttcatttgttttgaaaacttaCAACCGGCCGATGTGATGTGATGTGAccttatttttacactatggccGAAACTAAATGAGAAAAATAAGCAATTTTATCAAAAGATATACTTCATCATCTCAGCCATCCAACCATTAGTTACCCATTTAAAAGCACAAATTGGCGACAACATTGTCCCGGAAAGCGACACAAACTTGGCTTTTAATGACTTAAGTTTAAACTTAGCAACTCAAGGTTAATCAAGTTTTAAAAGTCACTCATCTTTAATAAACTAAGTGGTAAACGTAGACCAATGAACACATTTAAAACTTTTGCACGCTCTACGAAGTATTAAAGAGTATACTAAACATGAATACACTAGAAACAAGAGTTCAAACCTAAGTTTCATATTCTGAATGCGAATCCTTTCAATGTATAAGTCatgttcatcatcatcttcatcaatgtacttttcatcttcatcttcatctaccAACTGTTGTTGATTTCCCACATACCgaacttttctttttcttgaaaaGAACCGTCTCAAACTGCATCAGAAACATCCATAGATAACATAACAGAAAAAGGTATGTGAATAGAATGTCAAAGGAGGAGTCATGCTCAATATAATTACAATGCAAACAAGAGAAAATCAAGGGATGATccaaataatgaacaaaaaaacttttagaaGGAAGATTATCCAGCCCAACACAGTAAGACTATCCTCCTCCTCACAACCATTTTGTTCCATGTACTAAGGAGTTCTGCATAATGGATTTAAGTAGTGGAGTATTTAGAAATAAGAGAGAATATAGAGAGTTTAAGTGGTGGGGTcatatccaaaaaaaataaaaatggagcAAATTTATTGGGACGGACTAAAATGGAAAATGACGGAGTAGTAACCAATCACTCTTTcattaagaaagaaaaacagCAATTAACAATGAAGTGACTACAGGCTCGCCTCCCTAAAGATAAAAGAAAGGAGCTAGTCAACTAGAGTGCAAACTGCAAATATGTCTAAAAAATAACAAAGCAGAAACGTCATTAACAGCTAGCTTCCAAGGAGTCAGAACTCGCATAAAATCAGTCTTATGACCTCAGGTAATACCAGAATCTGTATTATGCTATGAAAGTTCCAATTTCATGACCAAAATATCTTGCAAGCATGGCCACGTAGGTTACCCCACAACGTTGAACAAATTCATTCTTGCCACTTGAGAGCAAAAACCTCAAATTTGCAGGAAGCGGATAAAGGTGGGTAGAGGAACAGGACTCTACCATGATCAAATTATGGTC
This region includes:
- the LOC130820942 gene encoding uncharacterized protein LOC130820942 isoform X2 produces the protein MDSNSYSHSLPLLIWEFDQMGKKKKEVIQLDRESVIPILKPKLTQELTKLIESKTDQEDFLRFCKKVEYTIRAWYLVFFEEMMQLFNLFEPVVGARKLEERNLSEDEIDELEQKFIFLLFKMIHKSNFKIVTNEENEVATSGQYCLNLPIKVEEAKLDTTLLRRFFAKHPHDNLPYFADQYIIFRRGIGLDQMTAYFIKWKIDAILSRLWQGFLRLTGLRRFFSRKRKVRYVGNQQQLVDEDEDEKYIDEDDDEHDLYIERIRIQNMKLRLQSTEDPRAIYVKHFKHIPMADMEIVLPEKTNPGLTALDWVKFLVSAAIGLVTVITQVCKTKADIKVLAAVCSAVIGYCAKIYFTFQNNLNSYQSLITQSMYDKQLDSGRGTLLHLCDDVIQQEVKEVIVAFFVLMKYGKFTRRELDEKCELLIKEQFNENCNFDIDDAIHKLEKLGIVYKDEMEQYSSVDVKKANEFIGTTTEEIVTNATQGIR
- the LOC130820942 gene encoding uncharacterized protein LOC130820942 isoform X1, with the translated sequence MDSNSYSHSLPLLIWEFDQMGKKKKEVIQLDRESVIPILKPKLTQELTKLIESKTDQEDFLRFCKKVEYTIRAWYLVFFEEMMQLFNLFEPVVGARKLEERNLSEDEIDELEQKFIFLLFKMIHKSNFKIVTNEENEVATSGQYCLNLPIKVEEAKLDTTLLRRFFAKHPHDNLPYFADQYIIFRRGIGLDQMTAYFIKWKIDAILSRLWQGFLRLTGLRRFFSRKRKVRYVGNQQQLVDEDEDEKYIDEDDDEHDLYIERIRIQNMKLSVGNLFNKTTIQEPTFEKIIILYRLQSTEDPRAIYVKHFKHIPMADMEIVLPEKTNPGLTALDWVKFLVSAAIGLVTVITQVCKTKADIKVLAAVCSAVIGYCAKIYFTFQNNLNSYQSLITQSMYDKQLDSGRGTLLHLCDDVIQQEVKEVIVAFFVLMKYGKFTRRELDEKCELLIKEQFNENCNFDIDDAIHKLEKLGIVYKDEMEQYSSVDVKKANEFIGTTTEEIVTNATQGIR
- the LOC130821271 gene encoding chalcone synthase, producing MTASNIDEIRQAARADGPATILAIGTATPPNCVYQADYPDYYFRITNSEHMTQLKEKFKRMCDKSMINKRYMYLTEDILLDNPNMCEYMGSSLDTRQNMVVTEVPRLGKEAAVKAIKEWGQPKSKITHVIMCTTSGVDMPGADYQLTKLLGLRPSVRRFMLYQQGCFAGGTVLRLAKDLAENNRGARVLVVCSEITAICFRGPTETHLDSMVGQALFGDGAGALIVGADPDELIERPLFKMVWTAQTIIPDSEGAIDGHLREVGLTFHLLKDVPGLISKNINKALEDAFLPLGINDWNSIFWIAHPGGPAILDQVEQKLGLNEEKLSATRNVLRDYGNMSSACVLFILDEMRKKSSEEGKATTGEGLDWGVLFGFGPGLTVETVVLRSVPLNY
- the LOC130820942 gene encoding uncharacterized protein LOC130820942 isoform X3, which encodes MKLMNLNKSSFFFYLSICFPILSFKMIHKSNFKIVTNEENEVATSGQYCLNLPIKVEEAKLDTTLLRRFFAKHPHDNLPYFADQYIIFRRGIGLDQMTAYFIKWKIDAILSRLWQGFLRLTGLRRFFSRKRKVRYVGNQQQLVDEDEDEKYIDEDDDEHDLYIERIRIQNMKLSVGNLFNKTTIQEPTFEKIIILYRLQSTEDPRAIYVKHFKHIPMADMEIVLPEKTNPGLTALDWVKFLVSAAIGLVTVITQVCKTKADIKVLAAVCSAVIGYCAKIYFTFQNNLNSYQSLITQSMYDKQLDSGRGTLLHLCDDVIQQEVKEVIVAFFVLMKYGKFTRRELDEKCELLIKEQFNENCNFDIDDAIHKLEKLGIVYKDEMEQYSSVDVKKANEFIGTTTEEIVTNATQGIR